One Capricornis sumatraensis isolate serow.1 chromosome 8, serow.2, whole genome shotgun sequence genomic region harbors:
- the TBX10 gene encoding T-box transcription factor TBX10, translating into MAAALPPAIEQRDEKPLDLLEALSALDPPFSRAQTPADLPACPGAFLSASLGVFAPSETYTLPMTSSSWEPQPDSRLPSGPSTGSTGAPAVAEPTVQGPKNPHVSSVTVQLEMKALWEEFNQLGTEMIVTKAGRRMFPTFQVKILGMDSLADYALLMDFVPLDDKRYRYAFHSSAWLVAGKADPATPGRVHFHPDSPAKGAQWMRQIVSFDKLKLTNNLLDENGHIILNSMHRYQPRFHVVFVDPRKDSERYAQENFKSFIFAETQFTAVTAYQNHRITQLKIASNPFAKGFRESDPDSWPISPRPLLSIPTRNRSSLGPHLLKGSTEREKDPNKAFTSRIPARLHHQLLAPPEALLAPATYPPLAYQGLYIGASSPVRPRARPTPYPLPNIQADRDQGGLPLPEGLGLLSPTAMCLGPGQDPQ; encoded by the exons ATGGCTGCCGCGCTGCCTCCTGCTATTGAGCAGCGAGATGAGAAG CCCCTCGACCTCCTCGAGGCCCTGTCAGCCCTGGACCCTCCATTCAGCCGGGCCCAAACCCCTGCGGATCTCCCAGCCTGTCCTGGAG CCTTCCTCTCTGCTAGCCTTGGGGTATTTGCCCCCTCAGAGACCTACACACTGCCCATGACCAGCTCCAGCTGGGAGCCCCAGCCAGACTCCAGGTTACCATCAGGCCCTTCCACTGGCTCCACAGGGGCCCCAGCGGTGGCTGAGCCCACGGTGCAGGGCCCCAAGAACCCACATGTGTCCAGTGTGACAGTTCAGCTGGAGATGAAGGCTCTGTGGGAAGAGTTCAACCAGCTGGGCACAGAGATGATCGTCACCAAGGCGGGCAG GAGGATGTTCCCCACCTTCCAGGTGAAGATACTGGGCATGGACTCGCTGGCTGACTACGCCCTGCTCATGGATTTCGTGCCTTTGGACGACAAGAGATACAG GTACGCCTTCCACAGCTCTGCCTGGCTGGTGGCAGGCAAGGCGGACCCGGCCACGCCTGGCCGTGTGCACTTCCACCCCGACTCACCAGCCAAGGGCGCGCAGTGGATGCGTCAGATCGTGTCCTTCGACAAGCTCAAGCTGACCAACAACCTGCTGGATGAAAACGGCCAC ATCATCCTCAACTCCATGCACCGCTACCAGCCGCGCTTCCACGTGGTCTTCGTGGATCCGCGCAAAGACAGCGAGCGCTACGCCCAGGAGAACTTCAAGTCCTTCATCTTCGCGGAGACCCAGTTCACGGCTGTGACAGCGTATCAGAACCACCGG ATCACCCAGCTGAAAATTGCCAGCAACCCTTTTGCCAAGGGCTTTCGGGAAAGTGACCCAGACTCCTG GCCTATATCTCCACGGCCCCTGCTCAGCATCCCGACCCGGAATCGCAGCAGCCTCGGCCCCCACCTGCTGAAAGGCTCTACTGAGCGGGAGAAAG ACCCCAACAAAGCCTTCACCTCCAGGATCcccgccaggctccaccatcAGCTGCTGGCGCCTCCTGAGGCCCTGCTGGCCCCAGCCACCTACCCGCCTCTCGCCTACCAGGGCCTGTACATTGGAGCCTCAAGCCCCGTCCGACCAAGGGCCCGACCAACACCATACCCCCTCCCCAATATCCAGGCTGACAGGGACCAGGGGGGCCTGCCCCTCCCAGAGGGGCTGGGGCTCCTCTCCCCCACTGCAATGTGCCTGGGGCCTGGCCAGGACCCACAGTGA
- the NUDT8 gene encoding mitochondrial coenzyme A diphosphatase NUDT8, with translation MLPDCLSAEGEQRCRRLLAGATARLRARPAAAAVLVPLCSVHGVPALLYTLRSSRLAGRHKGDVSFPGGKCDPADRDVVHTALRETQEELGLAVPEEQVWGVLRPVHDREKATVVPVLAGVGPLDPQSLRPNPEEVDEVFALPLAHLLQEQNQGYTHFCRGGHFQYTLPVFLHGPHRVWGLTAIITEFTLKLLAPGVYQPRLAGPELPRG, from the exons ATGCTGCCCGACTGCCTGTCGGCGGAGGGCGAACAGCGCTGCCGGCGGTTGCTGGCGGGAGCCACGGCCCGGCTGCGCGCGCGGCCTGCGGCAGCCGCGGTCCTCGTGCCGCTGTGCTCGGTGCACGGGGTCCCGGCGCTACTCTACACGCTGCGGTCCAGCCGCCTGGCCGGGAGGCACAAGGGTGACGTCAG tttcccaggtggcaagtGTGACCCCGCTGATCGGGACGTGGTGCACACGGCCCTGAGGGAGACGCAGGAGGAGCTGGGCCTGGCTGTGCCCGAGGAGCAGGTTTGGGGAGTTCTGCGGCCCGTGCACGACCGG GAAAAGGCCACGGTGGTGCCGGTGCTGGCTGGAGTGGGCCCGCTGGATCCCCAGAGCCTCAGGCCCAACCCCGAGGAG GTGGATGAAGTGTTCGCCCTGCCCCTGGCCCATCTGCTGCAGGAGCAGAACCAGGGTTACACCCACTTCTGCCGCGGTGGCCACTTCCAGTACACGCTGCCCGTATTCCTGCATGGGCCGCACCGAGTCTGGGGCCTCACAGCCATCATCACTGAGTTCACCCTGAAGCTGCTGGCCCCTGGCGTCTACCAGCCCCGCCTGGCTGGCCCGGAGCTGCCCCGGGGCTGA
- the LOC138084146 gene encoding double C2-like domain-containing protein gamma, protein MAGRGRLSLQEHMAIDVSPGPVRPIRLISHYFPRFYPTAEPALRPPEPRPPVAPVRSAPQPQPDPEPEADSDDSTALGTLEFTLLFDADSSTLHCTAHRAKGLKPPASGSVDTFVKANLLPGASKASQLRTHTVRGTRGPVWEETLTYHGFTLQDARRKTLRLCVCEDPWLRRQRRAPPLGELRVPLRKLVPNQARSFDVCLERRRLTKRPKSLDTARGMSLYEQEGEAESASEERGRVLLSLCYGSQRGGLLVGVLRCAHLAPMDTNGYSDPYVRLFLHPNTGKKSKYKTSVRKKTLNPEFNEEFFYAGPREELAQKTLLVSVWDYDMGAADDFIGGVQLSSRAGGERQQHWRECLGHSDRRLEVWHPLDGAPLQLSD, encoded by the exons ATGGCGGGCCGGGGGCGGCTGAGCCTGCAGGAGCACATGGCTATCGACGTGAGCCCGGGCCCCGTCCGGCCCATCCGCCTCATCTCCCACTACTTCCCGCGCTTCTACCCCACCGCTGAGCCCGCCCTGCGCCCCCCCGAGCCACGCCCTCCAGTGGCCCCCGTCCGCTctgcaccccagccccagccGGACCCAGAGCCAGAGGCGGACTCAGACGACAGCA CCGCCCTTGGCACCCTCGAGTTCACGCTCCTTTTTGACGCGGACAGCAGCACCCTGCATTGCACGGCTCACCGTGCCAAG GGCCTCAAGCCACCGGCCTCGGGCTCTGTGGACACCTTCGTCAAAGCCAACCTGCTGCCCGGAGCCAGCAAG GCCAGCCAGCTGCGGACGCACACGGTTCGGGGCACGAGGGGGCCTGTCTGGGAGGAGACGCTCACCTATCATGGGTTCACCCTCCAGGATGCCCGGCGCAAGACCTTGCG GCTATGCGTGTGTGAAGACCCGTGGCTGCGGCGACAAAGGCGGGCACCTCCCCTGGGAGAGCTGCGGGTGCCCCTGAGGAAGCTGGTGCCCAACCAGGCCAGGAGCTTCGACGTGTGTCTGGAGAGGCGGAGGCTG ACCAAGAGGCCCAAGAGCCTGGACACAGCACGCGGCATGTCTCTGTATGAG caggaggGGGAGGCGGAGTCAGCCTCGGAGGAGCGCGGGCGTGTCCTGCTGTCGCTGTGCTATGGCTCTCAGCGGGGTGGCCTGCTGGTGGGGGTTCTGCGCTGCGCCCACCTTGCCCCCATGGACACCAACGGCTACTCGGACCCCTATGTCCGCCT TTTCCTGCATCCCAACACAGGGAAGAAATCGAAATACAAGACCAGCGTCCGGAAGAAGACCCTGAACCCCGAGTTCAACGAG GAGTTCTTCTACGCAGGCCCCCGGGAGGAGCTGGCCCAGAAGACACTGCTGGTGTCTGTATGGGATTATGACATGGGCGCGGCTGATGACTTCATTG GTGGAGTGCAGCTGAGCAGCCGGGCCGGCGGGGAGCGCCAGCAACACTGGCGCGAATGCCTGGGCCACAGTGACCGCAGGCTGGAGGTGTGGCACCCGCTGGACGGCGCGCCCCTCCAGCTCAGCGACTAG